A genome region from Gossypium hirsutum isolate 1008001.06 chromosome A04, Gossypium_hirsutum_v2.1, whole genome shotgun sequence includes the following:
- the LOC121227845 gene encoding GDSL esterase/lipase At5g55050, whose translation MVKMDGNNFIFFLTICVLSWRMELLKAQMVPAVYVFGDSLVDVGNNNFLPVSFAKANFPHNGVDFPTRKPTGRFCNGKNAADFLAEKLGLPSSPPYLSLSTNNITSHLTGVSFASGGAGIFNSTDRVFGQAIPLSDQVDDFMSVNKILMKLGSSAAQNQTSKSLFAFVIGSNDLFDYFGSSNLRKQKTPQQYVDLMVTTLKQQLMRLYAVGARRFFSAGVGAIGCIPLERVINKNHGCNAENNFWAVKYNDGLKVMLNELKSELQGFNYSYSDTYAIMQTITQNASTYGFNEIEAACCGLGELRARVPCLPLATQCSNRTDHMFWDLYHPTEATTRIVVDTLFDGPPPYSVPINVRQLVSG comes from the exons ATGGTGAAAATGGATGGgaataacttcatcttcttcctcactATATGTGTATTGAGTTGGAGAATGGAGTTATTGAAAGCTCAAATGGTGCCGGCGGTGTATGTGTTCGGAGATTCGTTGGTTGATGTCGGGAACAACAATTTTTTACCTGTTTCATTCGCTAAGGCAAATTTTCCACACAACGGTGTCGATTTTCCGACCCGAAAACCAACCGGAAGGTTTTGTAATGGCAAAAATGCTGCTGATTTTCTTG CTGAAAAATTAGGGTTACCAAGTTCACCACCCTATCTTTCTTTGTCAACCAACAATATTACTTCCCACTTAACCGGTGTTAGCTTCGCCTCGGGCGGTGCCGGAATCTTCAATAGCACCGATCGTGTCTTT gGTCAAGCAATACCACTGTCAGACCAAGTGGACGATTTCATGTCGGTGAATAAAATCCTGATGAAGCTGGGAAGTTCTGCAGCACAAAATCAGACGTCAAAATCTCTGTTCGCTTTTGTTATTGGGAGTAACGATCTCTTCGATTACTTTGGATCTTCAAATCTTAGAAAGCAGAAAACCCCACAACAATATGTAGATTTGATGGTTACCACTCTAAAACAACAACTAATG AGACTCTACGCAGTGGGTGCTCGGAGATTCTTTTCGGCTGGTGTAGGAGCCATAGGATGCATCCCGTTAGAAAGAGTTATAAACAAAAACCATGGATGCAATGCAGAAAATAATTTTTGGGCTGTCAAGTACAATGATGGGCTAAAGGTAATGTTGAATGAACTAAAATCCGAGCTTCAAGGCTTCAACTACTCGTACTCTGATACTTATGCTATCATGCAAACCATCACCCAAAACGCATCTACTTACG GGTTCAATGAGATAGAAGCTGCTTGTTGTGGACTTGGTGAATTGAGAGCTAGAGTTCCTTGTTTACCGCTTGCAACACAATGTTCCAATAGGACAGACCATATGTTTTGGGATTTGTATCATCCAACCGAGGCAACCACTCGCATTGTTGTGGATACTCTTTTTGATGGTCCTCCTCCATATTCTGTCCCAATCAATGTTCGGCAGCTAGTTTCGGGTTAA